From the Rhinoraja longicauda isolate Sanriku21f chromosome 5, sRhiLon1.1, whole genome shotgun sequence genome, the window ggactagcttaggtggggtaTATTGGTTGGTACggctgagttgggctgaagggcctgtttccatgctagacAATGTTATGACTGTGActataaatgggactagcttagatgggacatcttggtcagaatgggcgagttgggctgaagggccagtttccatgctagaTGATTTTATGACTGACTattaatgggactaacttagatggggcatgttggtcggaatgggcgagttgggccagagggcctgttttccacgcggtgtgactctatgactatgacttttaaTGGAACTAGTTGGAtatgacatcttggttggcatgggcgagttgggccgaagggcctgtttccatgctagacGATGTTATGATTGTGACTcctaatgggactagcatagatggggcatcttggtcggaatgggcgagttgggccgaagggccagtttccatgctagaCGATGTTATGACTGTGACTcctaatgggactagcttagatggggcatgggtgagtagggccgaagggcctgtttgcgtccTGAGTGATGATGAAGCAGTGGGCGCGGGTGGAGACGAGGGCAGATGGGGAGGGTTAAGGTGTGTCGGACGGGTCCTTGCCTGGGCAATGGTAGTCCCCTCGCTGCCCGCCGGTCTTGCTCACCAGCCTGATGTCCTCCAGCACGATGTCGTGGCTGACGGCCTTGCACATGTCGTAGAGGGTGAGGGCGGCCATGCTGGCTGCCACCAGGGCCTCCATCTCCACCCCGGTCTTGCCATGGGCGCCGCAGGTGGCCGTGACCACCACCGCCAGCCGGGCCGGCTCGAGGTCCAGGGTCACGTCCACCCGGTGGAGGGGCACGGGGTGGCACAGGGGCACCAGGTGAGGGGTCATCTTGGCGGCCGAGATGCCGGCCAGCCGGGCAGCGCACAGAGCGTCGCCTTTCCTCAGCGCCCCCTCGCGCAGTAGGCCGAAGGCCCTCTCGCCCAGCCGCACCGTCGCCCGGGCAACCGCCGTGCGCAGGGAGTCCGGCTTCCCGCCCACGTCCACCATGACCGCCATCCCTCGCCCGTCCAAGTGCGTCAGTCCCTCGGGCCCCGCCGGGCCTTGTTTGCCCGGATCCTCGCCCTGCCCCCCGTTGCCGGGGGCGACGACGTAGGCCCGGGCTCCCCGGCCCGtcgcccatccctccacaccacccAGAGGTAGCGGTACAATCCGTCCGGGGATCACGGCCTTCCGGAAAATTCTTCCCTCGCGAACAGGCCCAGTCGGCCTCACGGCGGATTCAACGACCTCTCTCTCTGGCGGTGGAAAGGAAAAGGACAGTCAAACAATGGGAGGCACGATGCAGACCTCTACCAGAGAAAGCACACAGCCATTGTTTAGtttcagttcagagatgcagcgtggaaacaggcccttcggcccaccaagtccgcgccgaccctcgatcacactagctctgtgatatcccactttcccatccactccctgcacgcccggggcaatttacagaggctgtttAACctacggacaatagacaataggtgcaggaggaggccattcggcccttcgagccagcgccgccattcaatgtgatcatggctgatcattctcaatcagtaccccgttcctgccttctccccagaccccctgactccgctatccttaagagctctatctagctctctcttgaatgcattcagagaattggcctccactgccttctgaggcagagaattccacagattcacaactctctgactgaaaaggtttttcctcatctccgttctaaatggcctaccccttattcttaaactgtggccccttgttctggactcccccaacattgggaacatgtttcctgtagtatgtttcctgcctctaacgtgtccaaccccttaataatcttatacgtttcgataagatctcctctcatccttctaaattccagtgtatacaagcctagtcgctccagtctttcaacattaaatctttctcaccCGAACTAAACCtgtttcctctggttctcgattcccctactctgggcgcgTGTTAAaccccacccgatctattcctctcgtgatttttatcattcctctcatggtttttacAAGCGTGAAACAAAGTTAAAATACCAGTGGTACtgtatcctgaaccatctgacatgttgtagatgtGTATGGGCCTgtgccttggaagaatgtagaggttttgctgtcaaattgtgcatttgtatttgtgatatgatgtattgtgaacacatcagttgCAAAGGGgttgtccagggagggtgggtgagggttattttgttggcacggtagcgcagcggtagagttgctgctttacagcgaatgcagcgccggagactcaggttcgatcctgactacgggtgctgcactgtaaggagtttgtacgttctccccgtgacctgcgtgggtttactccgagatcttcggtttcctcccacactccaaagacgtacaggtatgtaggttaattggctgggtaaatgtaaaaattgtccctagtgggtgtaggatagtgttaatgtacggggatcactgggcggcacggacttggagggccgaaaaggcctgtttccggctgtatgtatatgatatgatatgataacaacaaaatggaggggaatgtaatgcattacatcATTCCTAGTGTATCCttcaataaatataaatattaaaaaaataaaaaataccaGTGGTACGTTCGGCTTCATCACCCACCGATCAGAATCATCGGACGGTTTTTCATCTGTGATATGTTGAACATCCCTACAATgaaacatcagtttagtttagagatacaggccctttcggcccaccgggtccgtgccgcccagcgatccccgctcactaacactatcctacacccactagggacaatttttacatttgcccagccaattaacctacaaacctgcacgtctttggagtgtgggaggaaaccggagatctcggtggaaaacccacgcaggtcacggggagaacgtacaaactccgtacagacggcgcccgtagtcgggatggaacccgggtctccggcgctgtgaggcagccgctgTGACACCCTAAATGGATCACCCGAACAGGGACTTGAACCCTGGACCCTCAGATTAAAAGTCTGATGCTCTACCGACCGAGCTAAATTCAATcacaccttcttcagaccagcgggTTAAAGTTTTGGGCCccgtgtctgaggaaggatgtgctggctctggagagggtccagaggaggtttacgagaatgatcccaggaatgagtgggttaacgtacgatgagcgtttgtcggcactgggcctgtactcgctggagtttagaagggtgatggggggacctcattgaaacgtaccgaatagtgaaaggcgtagatagagtggatgtggagaggatgtttccactggtgggagagtccaggactagagggcacagctctctggctgaaaaagtttttcctcatctcagttctaaatggccgacctcttattcttaaactgtggcccctggttctggactcccccaacattgggaacatgtttcctgcctctaacgtgtccaaccccttaataatcttatatgttttgattagttcccctctcatccttctaaattccagtgtatacaagcctagtcgctccagtcttttaacatatgaaagtcccgccattccgggaattaacctagtaaacctacgctgcacgccctcaatagcaagaatatccttcccctttagtcagagggcggtgaatctgttatCCCCCTAGTGTAGTGTTCAGTAGTTGAGAGCAGGGAGGGAGAAACTGTTCCCAAATCTCTAGTACATTCATTTCCTTTGTGGAAAGTGGTCACCTGAACTAAGTACAGTACCTGTAACtgtggctagtttagtttagtttagagatacagcaaggaaacaggcccatcggcccaccgagtccacactggccagcgatcacccattcacactagttctatcctgggtACAAtttaccggagcacccggagaaaacccacgcagctcacggggagaacgtgcaaactccgcgcagacatcgcccgtagtcgggatggaacccgggtctccggcgctgtgaggcatcgactctaccgccgcgccagggaggggagggcaggaagagagaggtggggggtagaacaaagcctggaaagtgataggtggagattgacacagagtgcaggagtaactcagcaggccaggcagcatctctggataagtgGCGTTTGACGTCAGGACCCCTCTACAGAACTCTttggacttctgaagaagggtcctgagcgcaaacgtcacccatccatgttctccagagatgctgcctgacccgctgagttactccagcactctgtgaaacgtcacccatccatgttccccagagatgctgcctgacccgctgagttactccagcactttgtgcctatttttggtataaaccagcatctgcagttcatttttttcAGTGcattaagtgataggtggatacaggtgagggcaggttgatgggcagataggttagtttagtttagagatacagcgcggaaacaggcccttcggcccaccgggtccgcgccgcccagcgatccccgcacactaacactgtcctacacacactagggacaatgtttacatttacccagccaattaaactacaaacctgtacgtctttggagtgtgggaggaaaccgaagatctcggagaaaacccacgcaggtcacggggagaacgtacaaactccgtacagacggcgcccgtagtcgggatggaacgtgggtctccggcgctgcattcgctgtgaggcggcaactctaccgctggctgcgccaccgtgaccgagaTGGGGTGGACAAcgtccagagatgaaaagggtGTTGGAGAAGGAGAGAGCGGAGTGCAAAGTGAAGCCGGAGGACGGGatacctgcccctcctctcctcgcTTACCCGCGTGCTGCTTCTTCTTCCTGCTCACCGCCGCTCCCACGATCTCCAGCAGCTCCTCCTCCGTGGCCCCGGAGCGCAACACGTCCCGCAGCGACACCTCGGTGTTCCCAAAGAGGCAGACCTGCGCAACAAGGCACAAGCAAGAGGTTGAGGTccattactgaggtacagtggaaagctggtGGCACCACATCACCAGGCGTTCTATCACAAGGGCAgcagagcagaactaggccattcggcccatcaagtctacctccgccattcaatcatggatgagctatctctccctccaaaccccattcccccatctctccctccaaaccccattcccctgcctccccccatctctccctcctccaaaccccattcccccatctctccctcctccaaaccccatcccccccccttcccccatctctccctccaaaccccatcccccccttccccatctctccctccaaaccccatcccccccttcccccatctctccctccaaaccccacccccccttcccccatctctccctctaaaccccattcccctgcctccccccatctctccctctaaaccccattcccctgccttctccacatctctccctcctccaaaccccattcccctgccttcccccatctctccctccaaaccccattcccctgcctccccccatctctccctccaaaccccattcccccatctctccctccaaaccccattcccccatctctccctccaaaccccattcccctgccttccccatctctccctccaaaccccattcccctgccttccccatctctccctccaaaccccattcccccatctctcccccatctctccctccaaaccccattcccctgccttccccatctctccctccaaaccccattcccccatctctcactccaaaccccattcccctgccttccccatctctccctccaaaccccattcccctgccttccccatctctccctccaaaccccattcccccatctctccctccaaaccccattcccctgccttccccatctctccctccaaaccccattcccccatctctcccccatctctccctccaaaccccattcccctgccttccccatctctccctccaaaccccattcccccatctctcccccatctctccctccaaaccccattcccctgccttccccatctctccctccaaaccccattcccccatctctcccccatctctccctccaaaccccattcccctgccttccccctatctctccctcctccaaaccccattcccctgccttccccctatctctccctcctccaaaccccattcccctgcctccccccatctctccctccaaaccccattctcctgcctccccccatctctccctccaaaccccattcccctgcctccccccatctctccctccaaaccccattcccccatctctccctccaaaccccattcccccatctctccctccaaaccccattcccctgccttccccatctctccctccaaaccccattcccctgccttcccccatctctccctccaaaccccattcccctgccttccccatctctccctccaaaccccattcccctgccttccccatctctccctccaaaccccattcccctgccttcccccatctctccctccaaaccccattccactgccttccccccatctctccctccaaaccccattcccccatctctccctccaaaccccattcccccatctctccctccaaaccccattcccctgccttcccccatctctccctccaaaccccattccactgccttccccccatctctccctccaaaccccattcccccatctctccctccaaaccccattcccccatctctccctccaaaccccattcccctgccttcccccatctctccctccaaaccccattcccccatctctccctccaaaccccattctcctgccttcccccatctctccctccaaaccccattcccccGCCTTCCCCCTGAATGTAGCCTTTGATATCCATaaggtccgattcacctctaccccattgcggacattgtactgtctctgtggaactggtgcgctacaatgctgagaactacattctgcactctgtatcttcccctttgctctacctcgtgtacatgagtttgacttgattgtttttatttaggggggtcacggtggcgcggcggtagagttgccgccttacagcgaatgcagcgccggatggagacccgggttccatcccgactacatcctaggtgctctggtttcctcccacactccaaaggcctgcGGGTTTGTGGGCTGTTTGGCGTCGGTGGCCCTGTTTTCCTGCTGGCATCTCGAAACTGAACACACCCGGAGCCCAGGCCTAGAGGAACTGAGCTGGGAAGGTTTGGGGGAAGAAGGAAACGATTCCGGGTGGAatgtctcaccctccccccccccaccccaactttcCCGCCCGAGAGAATCACGAGACCTTCGCCCGGCCCCTTACCTTCAAATTCCCGTCGGCGGTGAGTCGTAAACGGTTGCAGGAGCCGCAGAAATGTTCGGACATGGAGGTGATGAACCCGATCTGGCCCCGGAACTCTGGGACTTTGTACGCCTGTGTCAAGGCCGGGAGAAAGGGGAGCAGAGTCAGTTtagcgtgcaggaaggaactgcaggtgctggtgtacaccgaggatagacacaaaactccacggaacagacagcatctccggagagaaggaacgggagacgATTCGGGTAgtttagttagaaacatagaaaataggtgcaggagtaggccattcggcccttcgagcctgtacgcaccgccattcaatatgatcatggctgatcatccaactcagtatcctgtacctgccttctctccataccccctgatccctttagccacaagggccacatctaactccctcttaaatatagccaatgaattggcctcaactaccttctgtggcagagaattccacagactcaccactctctgtgtgaaaaaaaacgttctcatctcggtcctaaaagacttcccccttatccttaaactgtgaccccttgttctggacttccccaacatcgggaacaatcttatagacaatagacaataggtgcaggagtaggccattcagcccttcgagccagcaccgccattcaatgcgatcatggctgatcactctcaatcagtaccccgttcctgccttctccccataccccctcactccgctatccttaagagctctatccagctctctcttgaaagcatccaacgaactggcctccactgccttctgaggcagagaattccacaccttcaccaccctctgactgaaaaagttcttcctcatctccgttctaaatggcctaccccttattcttaaactgtggccccttgttctggactcccccaacattgggaacatgttatctgcctctaatgtgtccaatcccctaattatcttatatgtttcaataagatcccccctcatccttctaaattccagtgtatacaagcccaatcgctccagcctttcaacatacgacagtcccgccattccgggaattaacctagtgaacctacgctgcacgccctcctgcatcttcctgcatctagcctgtccaaccccttaagaattttatatgtttctataagatcccccctcaatcttctaaattccagcgagtacaaacctagtctatccagtctttcttcatatgaaagtcctgccatcccagggatcaatctggtgaaccttctctgtactccctctaaggctagaatgtctttccacagattaggagagtctaggaccagagaccacagcctcagaattaaaggggtggagatgaggaggaatactttagtcagagggtggtgaatctgtggaatccattgctacagagggctgtggagaccaaagatactagaggagcaagatggaccactctgttgaaatcgcctatactgaagtgtagtacgcaaaggagccattttagtaagcaaaacccgccgttcagtTTGgaacagtttattgtcacagattAGCGTACCGAtgttgcttttgttgcgtgctaaccagtcagcggaaagacgataaaTGATTACAGCCAAGCCTGTCCACAGtgtagacacaggataaagggaatgacatttagtgcagggCCAACAGGGCAGcccaccaggccattcggcccattaagcctactccaccatccaatcatggctggtctatctctccctcctaaccccattctcctgccttctccccgtaacccctgagacccgcactgatcaagaaaacctaccaatctccgctttaaaaacatctccgccaaagataccagaggagcaagatagaccactcgaccctaaaaaccgcagtgcgtcacggcgccattttagtaggcaaaacttgcagaaacatttaataagaaaaataacaaaaatctgtgaattgatggatgagatatattctgcattttaatggtatcatcacacgtactgttcccccaaaacactgattacactgcgagaggcagagcgaacggcgggttttgcttactaaaatggcggacgttgcgCTTCTtgacgtactacacttcagtacaggcgatttcaacggagtggtccatcttgttcctctcgtatctttggtctccacagccgtctgtagcaatggattccacagattcaccaccctctgaccaaagtattcctcctcatctccacccctttaattctgaggctgtggtctctggtcctagactctcccaccagtggaaacacgcAAAAATCAGCgggttgggttactccagcactttgtgtgcctcTCCTTAGAGCTAATACCTGCTAGCCCAGGTAGCATTTttcccagcaaccgcacgagatgcaacacctgtccctttacctcccccctcgactccatccaaggacccaaacagtccttccaggtgaggcagaggttcacctgcacctcctccaacctcatctattgtatccgctgttccagatgtcaacttctctacatcggcgagaccaagcgcaggctcggcgatcgtttcgctcaacacctgcgctcagtccgtctcaaccaacctaatctcccggtggctcagcacttcaactccccctcccattcccacactgacctttctgtcctgggcctcctccattgtcagagtgaggcccaacccaaattggaggaacagcacctcatatttcgcttgggcagcttacaccccagcgatatgaacattgacttctctaacttcagatagttcctctgtccctctctctccatcccctcccccttcccagttctcccaccggtcttcctgtctccgactacattctatctctgtcccgccccctcccctgacatcagtctgaagaagggtctcgacccgaaacgtcacccattccttctctccagagatgctgcctgacccgctgagttactccagcatcttgtgtctaccagcattttggtaaacctattCAGTGCCCATTCGAAAAGCCACTACAAGCTTCCTGCAaaggggtgaccagaacagcacattGGGACTAATCCTGCACCGATCCCAATTTttaattcttcccacattcccatcgatTCTTAATCAGTGTGGGTGtctggggtcatggggagaagacaggagaatggggttaggagggagagatagatcagccatggttgaatggcggagtagactcgatgggccgaatggcctaattctgctcctattccttatgtccttaAGATAgggtagagtcttttacccagagtaggcgaatcgaggaccagagggcataggttcaaggtgaaggggaaaagattgaataggaatccgaggggtgactttttcacacagagggtggtgggtgtatggaacgagctgccagaggaggtagttgaggctgggactatcccatcgtttaagaaacagttggacaggtacatggatagggcaggtttggagggatgtgggccaaacgcaggcaggtgggactagtgtagatgggacattgttggccggtgtgggcaagttgggccgaagggcctgtttccacactgtctcactctatgacctTATAACCGCTTGGCATCGATGGGGAGAACAGGTTGCAGCGAAACCAAGCAATggaaatctagtttagtttagaaatacagcgtggaaacaggcccttcggcccaccgagtccttgccagccagcgatcaccccgcacaataGCACTAACCggcacacactcgggataatttacagaagccaaacaaactacaaacctgcacgtctctggagtgcggggggaaaccggagcacccggaggaaacccacgcaggtcacggggagaacgtgcaatctccgtgcaggcagcgcccgtagtcgggatggaacccgggtctccagcgccgtgaggcagcgactctaccactgcgccacctcgtCATTGCTCTATGATCCGGCATAGACAAGACGGGCCGAACGGCCGTACTCGTCAGAGGGAGACCGTGGGGAGAGGACTCACCGGGCCGACCggcgatttttagatttagatttagagatacagcgcggaaacaggccctttcggcccaccgggtccgcgccgcccagcgatccccgcacactaacactatcctacatacaccggggacaatttttacatttgcccagccaattagcctacaaacctgtacgtctttggagcgtgggaggaaaccgaagatctcggagaaaacccacgcaggtcactgggagaacgtacaaactccgtacagacggcgcccgtagtcgggatggaacccgggtctccggcgctgcattcgctgtaaggcggcaactctaccgctgcgccaccgatcaGCACTCTTCCTACACACAAATGTgtcccaaagtcaattaacctagaaacacatgggagggagggagggagggagggagggagggggggagggagggagggggggaggaagggggaacttGCCTTGGCAGTTCCGGAATCTTCCGAAGGCAACTTCTGCAGCTCAGGCCACCTCTGCCTGATGACGCTCAGCATCTCCTGGTAGCTCACCATTTTCTTGAAGTTCCACTTGTTGCCTGAAGAGAGAACACAGACTGAGGCCGCActgagggagacagtgagagggtgACGACTGTTTAATTGTCACCCCTtcaaacaatggaacaatgaggttCTTACTAACAGCCACAGGCTGTAAACACAACGTACATTGATAATATATAACAACCAACATCAATAGGTTTCATAGGAAAACCTTCTAcagtaaacccactgactcgcagtgagggggtgtggggagaaggcaggaacggggtactgattgagagtgatcagccatgatcgcattgaatggcggtgctggctcgaagggccgaatggcctccacctgcacctattgcctattgtctatctagactacacttcttcccaccctgcttcctgtaaagactctctcccctactcccaattcctccgtctatagacaataggagtaggccattcgacccttcgattcaatgtgatcatggctgatcattctcaatcagtaccccgttcctgccttctccccataccccctgactccgctatccttaagagctctatctagctctctcttgattgcattcagagaattggcctccactgccttctgaggcagagaattccacaggttcacaactctctgactgaaaaagtttttcctcatctccattctcaatggccgaccccttattcttaaactgtggcccctggttcttgactcccccaacattgggaacatgtttcctgcctcaaacgtgtccaaccccttaataatcttatacgtttcgataagatcccccctcatccttctaaattccagtctacgccgcatctgcgcccgggatgaggtgtttcacactagggcatcagag encodes:
- the mocs1 gene encoding molybdenum cofactor biosynthesis protein 1 isoform X1 — encoded protein: MLRGCRSSFRAAAASAFRRACIHCHSCTLLADTCSPQPAPTQLPAEASPDEGSTSRFASRPLPFSAFLTDGFGRQHSYLRISLTEKCNLRCQYCMPEDGVQLTPRSQLLTADEIVALARLFVREGVDKIRLTGGEPLIRPDVLHIVGRLRQLENLKTIAVTTNGINLARLLPGLKKAGLDLLNVSLDTLVPAKFEFIARRRGFHKVIEGINKAIDLGYDPVKVNCVVMRGVNEDELLDFVEFTATRPLDVRFIEYMPFDGNKWNFKKMVSYQEMLSVIRQRWPELQKLPSEDSGTAKAYKVPEFRGQIGFITSMSEHFCGSCNRLRLTADGNLKVCLFGNTEVSLRDVLRSGATEEELLEIVGAAVSRKKKQHAGMFNISQMKNRPMILIEREVVESAVRPTGPVREGRIFRKAVIPGRIVPLPLGGVEGWATGRGARAYVVAPGNGGQGEDPGKQGPAGPEGLTHLDGRGMAVMVDVGGKPDSLRTAVARATVRLGERAFGLLREGALRKGDALCAARLAGISAAKMTPHLVPLCHPVPLHRVDVTLDLEPARLAVVVTATCGAHGKTGVEMEALVAASMAALTLYDMCKAVSHDIVLEDIRLVSKTGGQRGDYHCPGKDPSDTP
- the mocs1 gene encoding molybdenum cofactor biosynthesis protein 1 isoform X2, which codes for MLRGCRSSFRAAAASAFRRACIHCHSCTLLADTCSPQPAPTQLPAEASPDEGSTSRFASRPLPFSAFLTDGFGRQHSYLRISLTEKCNLRCQYCMPEDGVQLTPRSQLLTADEIVALARLFVREGVDKIRLTGGEPLIRPDVLHIVGRLRQLENLKTIAVTTNGINLARLLPGLKKAGLDLLNVSLDTLVPAKFEFIARRRGFHKVIEGINKAIDLGYDPVKVNCVVMRGVNEDELLDFVEFTATRPLDVRFIEYMPFDGNKWNFKKMVSYQEMLSVIRQRWPELQKLPSEDSGTAKAYKVPEFRGQIGFITSMSEHFCGSCNRLRLTADGNLKVCLFGNTEVSLRDVLRSGATEEELLEIVGAAVSRKKKQHAEREVVESAVRPTGPVREGRIFRKAVIPGRIVPLPLGGVEGWATGRGARAYVVAPGNGGQGEDPGKQGPAGPEGLTHLDGRGMAVMVDVGGKPDSLRTAVARATVRLGERAFGLLREGALRKGDALCAARLAGISAAKMTPHLVPLCHPVPLHRVDVTLDLEPARLAVVVTATCGAHGKTGVEMEALVAASMAALTLYDMCKAVSHDIVLEDIRLVSKTGGQRGDYHCPGKDPSDTP